A genomic region of Salinibacter pepae contains the following coding sequences:
- a CDS encoding DUF5723 family protein, translating into MTPHAFVFRSALVLFLSGLLALAPESVHGQSGMRSVTAVSTGGGTSVFDTGPAALYSNPANLTVGPTDPSLEIQLLRVGAYHGGDFYQFEHIDPLFYNNEKALPNDEQKAILDDWFGGDQQTASTYLEVVPLSITHRPSDRSWAVGFGIRGRTVQTSAMNKGLFDVLLRGTGEERTVPVDGRSRAYATVDVTGAFSYRFSSVPLSVGVSPRVIFGTAFADAALNSQATVSGDSLVHRFDYTARAAGPLSTGLFDTFNAFNDDPVDEVVGGSSGIAGIGGGLDLGATYTVRPGLLVSASITDLGRISWSQEAQTVTPVEDVFRFEGVTLDSDRIDDEYDGATGEYIEDQVDSLAHAAYEDVNRDRSSFATGLPTTLHVNSTWDQGLVTLNGGASIGLNEDAGAVPSPAALHMGGTLHLGPVPIRAGARVSGTQAVALSGGFGLDLGFYRFDLGASITPSTSTLGSGARYAVSLSLATIRF; encoded by the coding sequence ATGACGCCCCACGCCTTTGTCTTCCGCTCGGCCCTTGTTCTTTTCCTCTCGGGCCTTCTGGCCCTGGCGCCCGAATCCGTTCACGGCCAGTCCGGCATGCGCAGCGTGACGGCCGTGAGCACCGGCGGGGGCACGTCCGTCTTCGATACGGGCCCGGCCGCGCTCTACTCCAATCCGGCCAACCTGACGGTCGGGCCGACCGACCCTTCCCTCGAGATTCAGCTGCTTCGGGTGGGGGCCTACCACGGGGGCGACTTCTACCAGTTCGAGCACATCGACCCCCTCTTCTACAACAACGAAAAGGCCCTCCCGAACGACGAGCAGAAGGCCATCCTCGACGACTGGTTCGGGGGGGACCAGCAAACGGCAAGCACGTACCTGGAGGTGGTCCCGTTGTCGATCACCCATCGCCCGAGCGACCGCTCCTGGGCGGTCGGCTTCGGCATTCGGGGCCGCACCGTTCAGACCTCCGCGATGAACAAGGGCCTGTTTGACGTGCTGCTCCGAGGGACGGGGGAGGAACGCACCGTACCGGTCGACGGGCGCAGCCGAGCGTACGCGACCGTCGACGTCACCGGGGCCTTCAGCTACCGGTTTTCGTCGGTGCCCCTGTCGGTGGGCGTCTCGCCCCGCGTGATTTTCGGGACGGCCTTCGCGGACGCCGCCCTCAACTCGCAGGCGACCGTGAGCGGCGACTCCCTGGTGCACCGATTCGACTACACGGCCCGGGCGGCGGGCCCGTTGAGCACCGGCCTGTTCGACACGTTCAACGCCTTCAACGACGACCCGGTGGACGAAGTCGTGGGGGGGTCGTCCGGGATCGCGGGGATCGGGGGCGGCCTCGACCTCGGGGCCACCTACACGGTGCGGCCGGGGCTGCTCGTCTCGGCGAGCATCACGGACCTGGGCCGGATCAGCTGGAGCCAGGAGGCCCAGACGGTGACGCCCGTGGAGGATGTCTTTCGGTTTGAGGGCGTGACGCTGGACTCGGATCGGATCGATGATGAGTACGACGGCGCAACGGGGGAGTACATCGAAGACCAGGTCGACAGTCTTGCTCATGCCGCCTACGAGGACGTGAATCGCGACCGCTCGTCGTTCGCTACCGGCCTTCCCACCACGCTACACGTGAACAGCACCTGGGACCAGGGCCTCGTCACCCTGAACGGGGGCGCATCGATCGGGCTTAACGAGGACGCCGGGGCGGTGCCCAGTCCGGCGGCCCTCCATATGGGGGGGACGCTCCACCTCGGGCCCGTCCCCATCCGCGCCGGCGCTCGGGTCTCCGGCACACAGGCCGTCGCCCTCTCCGGAGGCTTCGGGCTGGACCTCGGATTCTACCGGTTCGACCTGGGGGCGAGCATCACCCCTTCCACCTCGACGCTCGGCAGCGGCGCACGCTACGCGGTAAGCCTCTCGTTGGCGACAATCCGGTTCTGA